The window TGTCGTGTACCACTCCAATTCTCTCTAAAAACAGGGCAACGTTAAACAGACTGCAAAgaacaacattttaaaaaagaaaagacatacaTGATAAAGAACACTAATGCTTACttgtgaaaataaaatataaagtgtTAAGTTTTCATAAATCCATACATGTTTCAGGAATATAGGGGGTTCAAATATTACTGAGTCAGTATGGACTGAAGATAGGCTACTTTGATACGAAATGAGGACTCCAGTTATTTTAAGTTTCTAAAAATattaatacatgaaaagatgttacATCTAAAATTCAACAAGTATGACGAACCGTGTGTGTGAGTACACTAGCTTAAAAATATAGAATCCTAACCACACATAAAAGGAGATGTGCCTTGTATATTTATAGGATGTATGCAAGTATGGATATGCTTTCACTAACACAATGCGGATAAGAGAAGGCAGCTTAGAAATAGTGTTTTCAATATAAAAAGTTATTTTGtagaaaatttatatttttgcACATTCAGCAAAAAAGCCATGCAAAAAGGTCAAGAGTTTTAAACtttaaataataaaaccaaaaagtttAACAGACTGAAATAAATGTCCAAAAAGATTTCAGATAAAGACAGAAACTGAAATCACATCTAGTGACACTTATCAGGTCTGGTCTTAGAAGATTCATGAATCCTACCTGCACTGATACCTTAAAGCATAAAATCAGCTTCCCCGATAAGTGGATCATTCCATTAAACTGCTTCTGGAAGTAGTTTCAAGAGCTAGCGTTTAGAATTAACTTATTGCATGGGTTTAAgaccactaaaaagaaaaaaacaggatgctagcagaaaaatgaaaacttcgTAAGATATTAGACCAATGGCTTTGATAGTAAAACTGGtgaggtttttctttttgtttttttaattaactatAGATCACAAACAAATGCTCTCTGCCATTTTTTTAGTAAGGAAGGCGATGTCATCAGTTGCAACGTCTAACCTCGTCCAGTATGTATTCAGGAAAATGCAGGTTGCATACTTGTAAACCATCCAGCTTACAGGGCATCCGAGGGTACTCATCttccttccatttattttcttCAGGATCAAAAGTGAGAATAGAATCGCTGTAATGACCATTATAGCAAAGGCCGCCAAGAACCATTATTTGTTTGTCCAGCACAGTCACACCATGGCCACTTCTACCAATCGGCATGGATGCCAAGATGGTCCACTGATCAGTGTCTGGATTGTACACTTCTGTGGAAGGGCATCCCTGAGATTCAAAAGAGGCCCTTAAGATCACACAAACACCACCAAAGACATAAAGCTTGCCGTTGTAAGAGATCATCTTGTGAAAGCATCTTGCATAATTCATTTTGCTCTTATTTTCCCAGCAATTGGTAACCACTTGCGTTCTCCTGGTACGTTGTTCTACCGTTCCTTCTTTACTGGGATCAAACACACATACCTGTTTAGAAGTAGATGATGATGTGATTCCACCGGTGATAAACAACTTATTATTGAGCACTGTCCCCTCATGACCGTATTTGTTGACTGGATAAGGATCTACAAATTCCCAtttatcattggtgatgtcataTCTCTCTGTTGAATAAAAGGTCTCATCCCTGGTTCTTCCTGCTACCGCGTAGATGAATTTCCCAATAACGCCAACTGCAAACTCTGAACGTGGAACAGACATGTCTGCCATCCGTAGCCAAGAATTCTGTCTTGGGTCATACCTGAACACTTTAGAAGAAGCATGGAATTCACCATCGGGCCCCAGTTCTTCCCCGCCTAACAAGAACACAAAGTTATTGACAATAGCAAGGCAGTCTGGTCGTAGAGGTACTTGTGGGCCTTCCAGCTCCCACCAGACCCTTGGTTTCTTTAAGAGTAGTATTTTACTGTTTACCATGCTATGTCCAATCATTCCTCGGAATACTGTAGTTTGGGGTTTGGCAGAACGGATGCGACTGGATTTTGTTTCCATCAAAGGCTGCTGGTGAACATTCTGAAAGTAATTCAATGCTTGATCAACTTCATACCGCAGCTGACGAGAGTATCTATAAAATTCTGATGTCTTAACCTACGAATACAAGTAAAAGTATTTAACCAAAAGTATCAATGGCAAACTATCATAGCTCACCAAGATGATTAGTATATTATCTTAGACACACTTTACTAAAGCTTCTTTTCCTGTTAAGATCACatacttttatattttttttaccaaggttttatatgtatatttgtaaTAATCCATGCACATTCTCAATCTTTTTTAAAGGAAACAAGTTATTTTTCAGGCACAAGTGGTACTTCAGGCATAAGGAAATTCATCTAACAAAAggtattaagcacctactgtatgTGAGGCCCTGGGCCTCAAATGGGGCATACACTTCACAGTAGAGGAAACCATGGCCATGGTTTTCTTAACCACAAGTAACACTGTAAAAACAACCACGACTGAGTAATTTGGGTAAAACTTAGTGAAAATTTAAATACATGTAAAATTCCCAATAGGATTTTGACATAAGAGACTTCATCAACTCCTACAGTAATAATTCAGTTGAGAAAAACAGgtccatttttttccccttttctttttgtggctgGAACTACCAAATTATAATTATTCTATTACCAAGACCTTATGAAGAGtgttggttgcacaacatgattaatgtaattgatatcactaaattgaattgtacacctgaaaaatgtcgaattggcaaatgtgttatatacatttttacaacaataaaaaaagatcttATGTAGTACTTTTAAGCACTATTCTAAGTGCTGTGGCGAGATACAAAATAAGTATAAGATGTGGTCCATTCCCTCAAAGAACTCAGAATATATTTGGGGAAATATACAAATTTACCCGTAATACATCAAGTTGACAATTAGGTATGAAGCTGAACAGCACATCTGTGAGTGCTGCAGAACTTTAGATACAGAACATTATCAAACTAGCCAGAAACAGGAAGTTGGAGACCAAGCAGAAAAAGCCTACATCATAATATGGCAAGGATAAGATAAGAAGGTCTTAAATTTGGATAGTAGAAATTagatattatagaaataaaaatctACAGAATTCTCTGATGATCTGAAGTAGGGGCAGGGTGAAAAAGTGAGGACTCAAATGTGATTTTACGATTTGGACTTCAGACGATAGGGAGAGCAGTGAAATCATTAAGGGAAATGGAAGACAAGCTGGTTTGGGAGAGGTATTTAACTTCACTGGTGATGTGAGTTGCTGCTAGGATGCTAAGGTGGAAATGTTTGTCTAGGTGCTTGTTGGAAATCTGGGATGACAGCTTGGGAGAGAGTCAAGTCCAAGCATATACATTTATgagctttcttttccttctctttttccttccctccttcctatcTTTCTCactcttttattcattcattcaatcctAAGTCCAAAAAAATATCTGAAACAGCACCAccaatttttttaagtattttgatAACTGTATTTGAATATAATTATTGCCTTTGTAATCTCATGCATTTTCTTGTATGCATTTAAAATCATTATTCTGAGAAGAGGTCCTTCCAAGGGCTTCACTAGAATCCAGAGGGATCGACAGCACAAAAAGGGTCGACAACACCTAAAAAACAAAGCTAATAACCCTATTGCTGCACTGGGTGCTTTATATTCACAACTCACATTAAATTATTCCTCCTGTGAGACAGCAATAATCATCCCtcttttcctgatttaaaaaaaaaaaactgaggcttaaaataTTAAGTGACTTGCCAAATTGTTTACATGACTAAAACTGGTAGAGTGAGGATCCGAACCTTAACCCAGGACAGTCTTACTCCAAACCTCATGCAATTTCTAGCATGTTACAACACAGCCTCCATTATTCTTTAGAAAAATCTTTAAATGGTATActcatttattaaaaatactCAACATGTTCAATGAATGACCCTAATGACCCCATTCAAAGAAAAGACCGTATGATTCTTTtatcaatacaaagaatcaatCATACGGATCACAATGATTGGGTTGCCGCCAACATAATAACTGTGGAAGAAGTCATAGCAAATAATGACTAACAGTAAACAAGTAATTTCAATAAAGAGAATAATATAATAAAGCAAAATATAAAGAAGATCTGAGGTCTTTTCCTTTACTACTTTTACATCCTTACGACAAGGAAAACTAAGCTTCAAGCTCTTGAGAGAAGCAGTGGAAGACTATACAGTTAATAAGGATCAATCACTAAATATTTATTAACATAGAATGATGTTCACAATAtctgtttttaaaaagtcaattgtTCATCTTGTGTTGAGACTTTGTGGTGGTGCTAAGAAAAACAAGAAGTCTTACACTACTCCCAAGAAGAATAAAAGAAGATTAAGCTGGCTGTCCTAAAATATTATAAGGTGGATAAGAATGGCAAAATTAGTTGCTTTTGTCAGGAGTGCCCTTCAAATGAATGTGGCCAGCTACTTGGATAGATATTACTGTGGCAAGTGTTGTCTGACCTTCTGCTTCGACAAACTAGAAAACAAGTGACTGTCTATGGGTTAATAAAGACATgaattaataacaacaacaaaaagcaatagTACTCTGGTATTATCCCAATAATATTTTGTGTATGTTTGCTTGTGTTGATAGTGATTGTCTCTGGACTTTCATAAACATTTTTGCATTCTTTGTTTTTCATGTATCATATTTATAAAGAGATAACAGAGTTCTTGCTGTTTAAAAAATAAGTGTCTTGAAACCAAAAATATATTTGATTAGTAAAaataagcatcttttcatattttcattttccatttatttcttctATGAATTGCCTAGTGT is drawn from Loxodonta africana isolate mLoxAfr1 chromosome X, mLoxAfr1.hap2, whole genome shotgun sequence and contains these coding sequences:
- the KLHL15 gene encoding kelch-like protein 15 encodes the protein MAGDVEGFCSSIHDTSVSAGFRALYEEGLLLDVTLVIEDHQFQAHKALLATQSDYFRIMFTADMRERDQDKIHLKGLTATGFSHVLQFMYYGTIELSMSTVHEILQAAMYVQLIEVVKFCCSFLLAKICLENCAEIMRLLDDFGVNIEGVREKLDAFLLDNFVPLMSRPDFLSYLSFEKLMSYLDNDHLSRFPEIELYEAVQSWLRHDRRRWRHTDTIIQNIRFCLMTPSSVFEKVKTSEFYRYSRQLRYEVDQALNYFQNVHQQPLMETKSSRIRSAKPQTTVFRGMIGHSMVNSKILLLKKPRVWWELEGPQVPLRPDCLAIVNNFVFLLGGEELGPDGEFHASSKVFRYDPRQNSWLRMADMSVPRSEFAVGVIGKFIYAVAGRTRDETFYSTERYDITNDKWEFVDPYPVNKYGHEGTVLNNKLFITGGITSSSTSKQVCVFDPSKEGTVEQRTRRTQVVTNCWENKSKMNYARCFHKMISYNGKLYVFGGVCVILRASFESQGCPSTEVYNPDTDQWTILASMPIGRSGHGVTVLDKQIMVLGGLCYNGHYSDSILTFDPEENKWKEDEYPRMPCKLDGLQVCNLHFPEYILDEVRRCN